A part of Vulcanisaeta moutnovskia 768-28 genomic DNA contains:
- a CDS encoding PadR family transcriptional regulator has translation MSQKALNRLIVKLTKENLWIYIVKLLMERPMYGYEIAKEIKERFSISITNVGVYVVLYKMERDGLVETFMSDGSKMYRLRPETIELWLKARDFISSILKEVFNCGVDCGSGKT, from the coding sequence ATGAGCCAAAAGGCGCTCAATAGGCTCATAGTTAAGTTGACCAAGGAGAATCTATGGATTTACATAGTTAAACTATTAATGGAGAGGCCAATGTATGGCTATGAGATAGCTAAGGAAATTAAGGAACGCTTTAGCATTAGCATAACAAACGTTGGTGTTTATGTTGTGCTTTATAAAATGGAGAGAGACGGTTTAGTGGAGACATTCATGAGCGATGGGTCTAAGATGTATAGGCTAAGGCCAGAGACCATCGAGCTTTGGTTAAAGGCCAGGGATTTCATATCCTCAATCCTTAAAGAGGTTTTTAATTGCGGTGTTGATTGTGGTTCTGGGAAAACTTAA
- a CDS encoding Glu/Leu/Phe/Val family dehydrogenase: protein MSLKGTTFLESVLQTLKRAIELGGYPQETYEILSRPQRIITVSIPVKMDNGKMQVFTGYRVQHNNALGPYKGGIRFHPEVTLEEDIALATVMTFKNALNGLPYGGGKGAIAVDYKKLSKRELEELSRGYARALAPFIGPEVDIPAPDVGTDPQVMAWMVDEYSKIAGHNVPGVFTAKPVVLWGNPVREYSTGFGVAVWAREAAKKLWGGIEGKTVAVQGFGNVGYWGAYWLEKMGAKIVAVTDSRGGVYNPNGLKLAEVKAVKDKTGTVMNYDTSGTKKVTNEEILELPVDVLVPAALENVIHKGNANNIKAKLIVEGANGPTTADAEKILHSRGVWILPDLAANAGGVVMSYLEWVEDLQWYFWDEEETRNKLERILLDAFNRVMNRWNKLGTSQVTIREAAYVEAVDRIYNAMKVRGWI, encoded by the coding sequence ATGTCGCTAAAGGGAACTACATTCCTAGAAAGTGTGTTACAAACACTAAAGAGAGCTATAGAGCTAGGTGGATATCCGCAGGAGACCTATGAAATCCTGAGCAGGCCTCAAAGAATAATAACCGTTAGCATACCCGTTAAGATGGACAATGGAAAAATGCAAGTATTCACGGGTTATAGAGTGCAGCACAACAATGCCCTAGGACCCTACAAGGGTGGAATAAGGTTCCATCCCGAGGTTACACTCGAGGAGGACATAGCACTGGCAACAGTAATGACCTTTAAGAACGCACTAAACGGCTTACCATATGGTGGAGGCAAGGGCGCTATTGCGGTTGATTATAAGAAATTGAGTAAGAGGGAACTTGAGGAGTTAAGCAGGGGCTATGCAAGGGCATTAGCACCCTTCATAGGTCCCGAAGTTGATATTCCAGCACCTGATGTTGGTACAGATCCTCAAGTAATGGCTTGGATGGTTGATGAATACAGCAAAATAGCTGGTCACAACGTACCTGGTGTATTCACGGCTAAGCCAGTCGTTTTATGGGGCAATCCAGTTAGGGAGTACTCCACTGGTTTTGGTGTGGCTGTTTGGGCCAGGGAGGCAGCCAAGAAATTATGGGGTGGTATTGAGGGTAAGACCGTGGCTGTCCAGGGATTTGGCAACGTAGGTTACTGGGGAGCATATTGGCTGGAGAAGATGGGTGCTAAGATCGTTGCGGTAACAGATAGCAGGGGTGGTGTTTACAATCCGAATGGTCTTAAATTAGCCGAGGTTAAGGCGGTTAAGGATAAAACAGGTACGGTGATGAACTACGACACATCTGGAACTAAGAAGGTAACTAATGAAGAAATTCTTGAGCTACCAGTCGATGTATTAGTACCTGCGGCATTAGAAAACGTTATACATAAGGGTAATGCTAACAACATAAAGGCAAAGCTAATAGTTGAGGGCGCAAACGGCCCGACTACAGCAGATGCCGAGAAGATACTACACTCAAGGGGTGTTTGGATATTGCCTGACCTAGCAGCTAACGCTGGCGGTGTTGTGATGTCATACCTAGAATGGGTTGAGGACCTGCAGTGGTACTTCTGGGATGAGGAGGAGACAAGGAACAAACTAGAGAGAATATTGTTAGATGCATTCAATAGAGTGATGAACAGGTGGAACAAACTAGGTACAAGCCAGGTCACAATAAGAGAAGCAGCATATGTGGAGGCTGTGGACAGGATCTACAATGCAATGAAGGTTAGGGGCTGGATCTAA
- a CDS encoding FprA family A-type flavoprotein, which yields MMMREQDRKVIIDKVSGDLMILRYNDNETNYFEALWEIPEGVTYNAYLLIDNDTVILFDTWKRGLENDFLNALNSVIDIRDLDYVIIHHMESDHSGSIKALYDKNSDITFIGHPMANKLIRNLYGINPKFKAVKDGETLSTKNYQLTFIHVPWLHWPETMFTYIPQIRTLLTCDVFGAYTIPKSIFIDDLNDDYISSMRKYFANIIGFYRDNVTKNLDKVLTMTGGNIDIITPAHGAVIKGNIVKRYIDLYREFALKTPVNKKIVITYSSMYGFVDSIMNHITHVLNEWGFNVSVYRFTDKERASIGDLIGDANNALGIILGVSTYDTEPFPLMDYVINLLIKKLKGGKPILLITDYGWGDVVLKHVKARLEKVGFTIIDAISVNGIPTKEDLNKIDIALQNFKQAMVQ from the coding sequence ATGATGATGAGAGAACAAGATCGTAAGGTGATTATAGATAAGGTAAGTGGAGATTTAATGATACTTAGGTATAATGACAATGAAACAAATTACTTCGAGGCTCTGTGGGAAATACCCGAAGGAGTTACGTATAATGCATATTTACTAATTGACAATGACACAGTAATACTTTTTGACACGTGGAAGAGGGGTCTAGAAAATGACTTCCTCAACGCCTTAAATTCAGTAATCGATATCCGTGACTTAGACTATGTGATTATTCATCACATGGAATCGGACCATAGTGGTTCAATAAAGGCCCTGTATGACAAGAACTCGGACATTACCTTCATTGGACATCCCATGGCTAATAAATTAATAAGAAACCTTTATGGGATTAATCCCAAATTTAAGGCCGTTAAAGATGGCGAAACCTTAAGCACGAAGAATTATCAGTTAACGTTTATTCACGTGCCGTGGCTCCACTGGCCCGAGACCATGTTCACATACATACCTCAAATAAGGACTTTATTGACTTGTGATGTCTTTGGTGCGTACACAATACCTAAGTCAATATTTATTGATGACTTAAATGATGATTACATATCATCAATGAGAAAGTACTTTGCAAACATCATCGGGTTTTACAGGGATAATGTAACCAAGAACCTTGATAAGGTATTAACAATGACAGGAGGCAATATTGACATAATTACACCTGCACATGGTGCTGTGATTAAGGGTAATATTGTGAAAAGATACATAGATCTTTATAGGGAGTTTGCACTTAAAACGCCAGTTAATAAGAAAATAGTGATTACATACTCCTCAATGTATGGTTTTGTCGATAGTATAATGAACCACATAACTCACGTACTTAATGAGTGGGGATTCAATGTTAGTGTTTATAGGTTTACAGATAAGGAGAGAGCAAGTATTGGTGATTTAATTGGAGACGCCAATAATGCACTTGGTATAATTCTTGGAGTATCCACATATGATACTGAACCATTCCCACTAATGGACTACGTAATTAACCTATTAATAAAGAAATTAAAAGGAGGAAAACCAATACTGCTAATAACGGACTACGGCTGGGGTGACGTCGTACTTAAACACGTAAAGGCAAGGCTTGAGAAGGTGGGCTTCACTATAATAGACGCAATAAGCGTAAACGGAATACCAACAAAGGAAGATCTAAACAAAATAGATATAGCACTGCAAAACTTCAAGCAAGCAATGGTCCAATAA
- a CDS encoding nicotinamide-nucleotide adenylyltransferase, with amino-acid sequence MIRGLFIGRFQPPHWGHVWAIRDILNEINELIIVIGSAQFNYIIKDPFTIGERIWMLREALREGGVDLSRIVIVPIPNIENNAAWFGYLRSYVPPFQVAYTGNPFVAMLLREAGIEVRQQPLYDRQKYNSTRIRELMLKDDSRWEELVPKSVVEIVRRINGIERLKTIATGEAEPHKW; translated from the coding sequence ATGATTAGGGGTCTCTTCATTGGTAGATTTCAACCACCCCATTGGGGACACGTTTGGGCCATAAGGGATATACTTAATGAAATTAATGAGTTAATAATAGTGATTGGTTCAGCACAATTCAATTACATAATTAAGGATCCGTTTACAATTGGCGAGAGGATTTGGATGTTAAGGGAAGCTTTAAGGGAGGGCGGTGTTGATTTATCGAGAATAGTCATTGTGCCAATACCCAACATTGAGAATAACGCGGCATGGTTCGGTTACTTAAGGTCATACGTACCACCATTCCAGGTAGCCTATACGGGAAATCCATTCGTGGCCATGCTACTTAGGGAGGCAGGAATTGAGGTAAGGCAACAACCACTCTACGACAGACAGAAATACAACTCCACAAGAATCAGAGAATTAATGCTGAAAGACGACTCAAGGTGGGAGGAATTAGTACCAAAGTCCGTAGTTGAGATAGTAAGGAGGATAAACGGAATAGAAAGATTAAAGACAATAGCCACAGGCGAAGCAGAACCACATAAGTGGTAA
- a CDS encoding citrate synthase/methylcitrate synthase — translation MSEEVKEVKIETSGKVIQSPCGPIIHGLEDVLVKTTTISDIDGKNGILWYRGYRIDELAKYSTFEEVAYLILYGKLPNRKELEDFKALLASYRDLPSEVYSVVTTLGKVKAHPMLVLEAGVAALGAFDENPNDYSKEANLRRAIKLTSALPIMMAAHYRASRGLDLVKPRKDLSHAANFLYMMFGKEPDETSTKAIDLYLVLHIDHEVPASTFATLVAISTWTDLYSAIAAGIATLKGPLHGGANEAAMKQYLEIGKPESARPYVEKLLAEGKRLMGVGHRVYKAYDPRARIYKELVKQLSEAKGDMTWYRIAEEVEKVVLEKLAPKKLYPNIDFWSGIAMYLLGIPYEYYTPIFAMSRVVGWSAHAIEYLDQHRLFRPRACYTGPHDVPYIPIDKR, via the coding sequence ATGAGCGAAGAGGTTAAAGAAGTAAAAATTGAGACAAGTGGTAAGGTTATTCAAAGTCCCTGCGGGCCCATAATTCATGGTCTTGAAGACGTACTGGTAAAGACCACTACAATAAGTGATATTGATGGCAAGAATGGCATTCTCTGGTATAGGGGCTACAGAATTGATGAATTGGCTAAGTACTCAACGTTTGAGGAGGTAGCATACTTAATACTGTATGGTAAATTACCTAACAGGAAGGAACTTGAGGACTTTAAGGCATTACTAGCCTCGTACAGGGACTTACCCAGTGAGGTCTATTCCGTAGTAACTACACTGGGTAAGGTTAAGGCGCATCCAATGCTTGTCCTTGAGGCTGGTGTGGCAGCTTTGGGTGCATTTGATGAGAACCCGAATGATTATAGTAAGGAGGCTAATCTCAGGAGGGCTATCAAGTTAACGTCGGCACTACCAATAATGATGGCGGCGCATTACAGAGCAAGCAGGGGTCTGGACCTAGTTAAGCCTAGGAAGGATCTAAGTCATGCCGCTAACTTCCTCTATATGATGTTTGGGAAGGAACCTGATGAAACATCAACTAAGGCAATAGATTTATACTTGGTTCTTCATATTGATCATGAGGTACCTGCTTCAACATTTGCAACACTTGTGGCGATATCAACATGGACAGATCTGTATTCTGCGATCGCGGCGGGCATAGCTACATTGAAGGGACCACTTCACGGTGGTGCTAATGAAGCCGCCATGAAGCAGTACCTGGAGATTGGGAAGCCCGAGAGCGCTAGACCATATGTGGAGAAATTACTTGCTGAGGGTAAGAGATTAATGGGCGTGGGGCATAGGGTGTACAAGGCGTACGATCCAAGGGCTAGGATATACAAGGAGCTCGTGAAACAATTAAGTGAGGCTAAGGGTGACATGACTTGGTATAGGATTGCTGAGGAGGTGGAGAAGGTTGTCCTTGAAAAGCTAGCCCCTAAGAAATTATATCCAAACATTGACTTCTGGAGCGGCATAGCCATGTACCTACTCGGAATACCCTACGAATACTACACACCAATATTTGCGATGTCAAGGGTAGTTGGATGGTCTGCACATGCAATAGAGTATCTAGATCAACACAGGTTATTCAGACCCAGGGCGTGCTATACAGGACCTCATGATGTACCTTATATACCCATTGATAAGAGATAG
- the nucS gene encoding endonuclease NucS, giving the protein MSITNFIGRETTPDLEYLVDPTPAEALRLINLRKSTHVILIYGDMTASYEGRAKSQLEDLMPRLIISKPDGTFMVHESNKERPRLWNPPPSTLYASINLGILTLRSVRQSPREVVVVDIPVIRFVSAVRLGVTLNYRVFGREEDVVNAIISNPSIIEDSLQIIAREYHTIVGDIDLLGKDSKGNLVVIECKRSQAGPEAVNQLKRYVEHLSQKEGKNVRGILVAPSISSAAYHYLRQYGLEFRRVEPKELV; this is encoded by the coding sequence ATGAGTATCACTAATTTCATCGGTAGAGAGACAACGCCTGACCTTGAATACTTAGTGGATCCAACACCAGCTGAGGCTCTTCGACTCATAAACCTCAGGAAGAGCACGCATGTAATACTTATTTATGGAGATATGACAGCATCATACGAGGGCAGGGCTAAATCTCAGCTTGAGGATTTAATGCCCAGGCTCATCATTTCTAAACCAGATGGAACTTTTATGGTTCATGAATCCAATAAAGAGAGACCACGGTTATGGAACCCACCACCATCCACATTATATGCATCAATTAATCTAGGGATATTAACTCTGAGAAGCGTTAGGCAGAGTCCTAGGGAAGTAGTTGTTGTGGACATTCCTGTAATCAGGTTTGTTAGTGCCGTGAGACTTGGCGTTACGCTGAATTATAGAGTGTTTGGTAGGGAGGAGGATGTTGTTAATGCCATTATTAGTAATCCGAGTATTATTGAGGATAGCCTACAAATAATTGCCAGGGAATATCACACAATCGTTGGCGACATAGACCTACTGGGTAAAGACTCCAAGGGTAACCTGGTGGTTATTGAATGCAAGAGAAGCCAGGCCGGTCCAGAGGCCGTTAACCAGCTTAAGCGCTATGTCGAGCACCTGAGTCAGAAGGAGGGCAAGAATGTTAGGGGCATTCTCGTCGCACCTTCTATCTCATCCGCAGCTTACCATTACCTAAGGCAATACGGCCTCGAATTCAGGCGTGTTGAACCTAAAGAATTGGTTTGA
- a CDS encoding phosphoribosyltransferase codes for MVRVPIRLVSWDEIAEWARVLSMKIKDSGWLPDIVVAIARGGYAPARLICDYLGISDLISVQVVHWPSTAQAAEKAYIKYPLSVDLSGKKVLVIDDIVDTGDSIQLAKEHIERNSRNVDVRTAALQWISTVAKFKPDYWAIEVKDWVWFVYPWNITEDMTNFIKRILIEESKNGKREWTLNEIINRMIDWYGDEILKVKITYIDLALRSLEKQNIITRTYKDGIEHILLRA; via the coding sequence GTGGTTAGAGTACCGATAAGGCTTGTTAGTTGGGACGAAATAGCCGAGTGGGCTAGGGTATTATCAATGAAGATAAAGGACTCTGGATGGCTACCTGACATTGTAGTTGCAATAGCAAGGGGTGGTTATGCACCGGCAAGACTTATTTGCGATTACCTAGGAATTTCTGACTTAATCAGTGTTCAGGTTGTTCATTGGCCATCTACGGCTCAAGCAGCTGAGAAGGCGTATATTAAGTATCCATTGTCTGTTGACTTAAGTGGTAAGAAGGTTCTCGTAATTGATGATATCGTTGATACTGGGGACTCAATACAATTGGCTAAGGAGCACATAGAACGGAATAGCAGGAATGTGGATGTGAGGACGGCAGCTCTACAATGGATATCGACGGTTGCTAAGTTTAAACCTGATTATTGGGCAATTGAGGTTAAGGATTGGGTTTGGTTTGTTTATCCATGGAATATCACTGAGGATATGACAAACTTCATAAAGAGAATACTAATTGAAGAGTCAAAGAATGGTAAGAGAGAGTGGACCTTGAATGAGATAATTAACAGGATGATTGATTGGTACGGTGATGAAATACTTAAGGTTAAGATTACCTACATAGACTTAGCTCTCAGGAGTCTCGAGAAGCAGAATATAATTACCAGGACTTATAAGGATGGTATTGAGCATATACTACTTAGAGCGTAA
- a CDS encoding DMT family transporter: protein MVLKYYVILTIAVVAISWASILILLSGAQPIAVAFWRTAIAAAVLSPLLITEKRSNAYIPSKNDFILMVISGIALATHFMTWIQSLYLTTVAASTTLVSTYSIFTLIMGKLIGERVGIRSIIGTLTAFLGIVLITVPEFYISLKALVGDLLALVGAMSGAVYFLIGRFIRTKASLATYTVPVYSISALTTLFVGLVLRTRFWPYPPYTWFYISMIVLGPMLLGHTLLNYSLRYSRAITVTTSTLGEPIGASLLALLIFHQIPQALTIVGISVTLLGIYMVISEEPHGEET, encoded by the coding sequence ATGGTACTTAAGTACTATGTAATACTCACAATTGCAGTGGTAGCAATATCCTGGGCATCAATACTAATATTACTATCTGGTGCTCAACCAATAGCCGTAGCCTTCTGGAGAACTGCCATAGCCGCAGCAGTACTATCACCATTGTTAATCACCGAGAAAAGAAGCAATGCCTACATACCATCAAAAAACGACTTTATTCTAATGGTAATTAGTGGCATTGCATTGGCCACGCACTTCATGACGTGGATTCAAAGCCTATATTTGACAACGGTGGCGGCAAGCACAACGCTGGTCTCCACATACTCAATATTCACGTTAATAATGGGTAAGTTAATAGGGGAGAGGGTTGGGATAAGGTCAATAATTGGCACATTAACTGCCTTCCTAGGTATTGTATTAATCACGGTACCCGAATTCTACATAAGCCTAAAGGCATTAGTTGGTGATTTACTCGCGTTGGTCGGAGCCATGTCCGGCGCCGTGTACTTCCTAATAGGCAGGTTCATTAGGACCAAGGCATCATTAGCAACATACACAGTACCTGTTTACAGTATTTCAGCCCTCACAACATTGTTTGTTGGATTAGTATTACGTACAAGGTTTTGGCCGTACCCACCGTATACCTGGTTTTATATATCAATGATCGTGCTTGGTCCTATGCTACTTGGCCATACATTACTAAATTACTCCCTTAGGTATTCGAGGGCCATAACCGTAACAACATCGACATTAGGCGAACCCATCGGAGCATCATTACTCGCATTACTAATATTTCACCAGATCCCCCAGGCATTAACTATTGTTGGTATTTCAGTGACATTATTGGGAATATATATGGTTATTTCTGAGGAGCCCCATGGAGAGGAAACTTAA
- a CDS encoding ERCC4 domain-containing protein, whose product MDCTIIVDSREYETAEEVIKWIKRLSCNIIPRKLDIGDYVLPNNMGIERKKAMDFISSIVDGRLFEQSKELLHAFNRAYVIVEGDLWRALNRRNVHKHSVLGALGTLIDMGIRVLYTPDEEGTAYVMKSLVERIGNKSIKSIPIKRGETIRDTQIQFLSSLPGIGPKRAEALLRAFGTPLDALNNLGQWTRKVDNINENIVGLVRKVLTTKYGDEINNVVISIDEAIREVNEKENDDKRNRKDADNVNNKHNIMDFLGDR is encoded by the coding sequence GTGGATTGCACTATAATAGTTGATTCACGGGAATACGAGACAGCAGAAGAAGTTATTAAGTGGATTAAGAGACTTAGTTGCAATATCATTCCTCGTAAATTAGATATCGGTGATTATGTGTTACCTAATAATATGGGTATTGAACGTAAAAAGGCCATGGACTTTATCTCATCAATAGTTGATGGTAGATTATTCGAACAAAGTAAGGAGTTATTGCACGCATTTAATAGGGCTTATGTAATTGTTGAGGGTGATTTATGGAGAGCCTTAAATAGGAGGAATGTTCATAAGCACTCCGTACTCGGCGCACTAGGTACATTAATCGATATGGGTATTAGAGTGCTATATACACCTGATGAGGAGGGTACGGCTTATGTCATGAAATCACTTGTAGAAAGAATAGGTAACAAGAGCATTAAGTCAATACCAATTAAAAGGGGCGAGACGATAAGGGATACCCAAATTCAATTTTTATCATCATTACCCGGTATAGGCCCAAAAAGGGCGGAGGCCTTATTGAGAGCATTTGGAACACCTCTTGATGCCTTAAATAATCTAGGGCAATGGACTAGGAAGGTTGATAATATTAATGAAAATATAGTGGGTCTCGTTAGGAAGGTATTAACTACAAAGTATGGTGATGAAATAAATAATGTCGTTATTTCAATTGATGAGGCAATTAGGGAGGTGAATGAGAAAGAAAATGATGATAAAAGGAATAGGAAAGATGCAGATAATGTTAATAATAAGCATAATATAATGGATTTTCTTGGTGATAGGTAA
- a CDS encoding histone family protein codes for MPELPLAPIDRIFHKAGAERVGEDAIQALRDILEYIAFDIATKSIELARHAGRKTVTADDVKTAIRILRCIPAPTS; via the coding sequence ATGCCTGAATTACCACTGGCACCAATAGATAGAATTTTCCATAAGGCAGGTGCTGAAAGAGTAGGTGAAGATGCAATACAAGCATTGAGAGATATCCTTGAATATATTGCGTTTGATATAGCTACAAAGAGTATAGAATTGGCGAGACATGCTGGTAGAAAGACGGTAACAGCTGACGATGTTAAAACAGCAATTAGAATTCTTAGATGTATACCTGCACCGACATCATAA
- the speD gene encoding adenosylmethionine decarboxylase, which translates to MSIMSQLEYEKISKVVGKHVYGNLYDVDPSLLSDENFLRSLITKAAEIANVHLVEVRSWRFVNGDKEGISVLALIVESHLAIHTWPIYRFATVDIYTCGDQSMPDKAFNYIVGVLKPRRYIVNYADRSSE; encoded by the coding sequence ATGTCCATAATGTCCCAATTGGAATATGAAAAAATAAGTAAGGTGGTTGGTAAGCACGTATATGGTAATTTATACGATGTTGATCCAAGTCTTTTAAGTGATGAAAATTTTTTACGATCATTAATAACAAAAGCTGCTGAGATAGCCAATGTACATTTGGTCGAAGTTAGGTCCTGGAGATTTGTAAATGGTGATAAGGAAGGAATAAGTGTCTTGGCGCTAATCGTTGAGAGCCACCTAGCAATACACACATGGCCTATTTATAGGTTCGCAACTGTTGATATATATACATGCGGGGATCAGAGCATGCCAGATAAGGCGTTTAATTATATAGTAGGTGTCCTCAAGCCTAGGAGATACATTGTTAATTATGCTGATCGGTCAAGTGAATAA
- a CDS encoding RNA methyltransferase encodes MSAPYVPTPRDIAFEMLKLANVKPGEIVVDPGAGECGIITLAVTIFNAIGIGIEINPALVRSCIESFEKLGLRGRAYIVWGDLFDFDYSIADVVTLYLGSDINEKLKSKLNKELKHGARVVSHDFEVPGWQPINSMIINGPFRTHRIYLYII; translated from the coding sequence ATGTCGGCGCCCTACGTACCTACACCACGTGATATTGCCTTTGAAATGCTTAAGCTAGCTAATGTAAAGCCTGGAGAGATTGTTGTAGATCCGGGTGCTGGTGAGTGCGGTATCATCACATTAGCTGTTACCATATTTAATGCTATTGGCATTGGTATTGAAATTAATCCAGCGCTCGTTAGATCATGCATTGAATCCTTTGAGAAACTAGGATTGAGGGGCAGAGCGTACATTGTGTGGGGTGATCTTTTCGATTTTGATTATTCGATAGCTGATGTCGTGACACTATACCTCGGTAGTGATATTAATGAGAAACTGAAATCAAAACTGAACAAAGAACTTAAGCATGGCGCTCGCGTGGTTTCTCACGATTTCGAGGTACCTGGTTGGCAACCCATAAATTCCATGATCATTAACGGACCATTTAGAACGCACAGAATTTATTTATATATTATCTAG
- a CDS encoding diphthamide synthesis protein — translation MSYNGELTEILDTYLLPLKSIEEVINENRNAKILIETPLGFKNVGLEVVRYLSNKGFRAYLSGQNVWGTCDFSVSNDYQYIIHLGHALPPNIFRIINNNYRLERQELNDAVIIRIKNGPTVLFSAIYYEPKPDLLDKLREPVNNIIKSNPNALITYALPYKLYAYSIAKTLNARIAPGPITGCFVQFPIPNTILFIGSGYFYPLTFKLLKPQTTVYSIDIFRGIIEDVDYIYRKYLTMKVKAIHEFNNAKFVGIVISRKPGQYRLDLIEPLINRLKKLGKGYVIIDLNEVSPDYINNLPVDAVINTACPRIGIDDLDRFIKPVVNAGDILKLNVLDLNNLLVW, via the coding sequence ATGAGTTATAATGGCGAATTGACGGAGATATTAGACACATACTTATTGCCACTTAAAAGTATAGAGGAAGTGATAAATGAGAATAGAAATGCTAAGATTCTTATTGAAACACCTCTTGGATTTAAAAATGTTGGATTAGAGGTAGTACGATATTTAAGTAACAAAGGTTTCAGGGCATATTTAAGCGGTCAAAATGTTTGGGGTACCTGTGATTTCTCGGTTTCAAATGATTATCAGTACATAATTCACTTAGGACATGCTCTACCTCCTAATATTTTTCGTATTATAAATAATAACTATAGGTTAGAAAGACAGGAACTTAATGATGCGGTAATTATTAGAATTAAGAATGGACCCACTGTATTATTCTCAGCGATTTACTATGAACCTAAGCCTGATTTATTGGATAAACTTAGGGAACCAGTAAATAATATTATTAAGTCGAATCCTAATGCCCTCATAACCTATGCACTACCATATAAATTATATGCATATAGTATTGCGAAGACACTTAATGCACGGATTGCCCCGGGCCCTATAACTGGCTGTTTTGTTCAATTTCCAATACCAAACACAATCCTATTCATAGGCTCAGGTTACTTTTATCCATTAACGTTCAAGTTATTAAAACCTCAAACAACCGTCTACTCAATCGATATTTTCAGAGGAATTATTGAAGATGTTGATTACATATATCGTAAATACTTAACCATGAAGGTTAAGGCAATTCACGAATTTAATAATGCAAAGTTTGTGGGTATTGTAATATCGAGAAAGCCGGGCCAGTATAGATTGGATTTAATTGAACCATTAATTAACAGGCTGAAAAAGTTAGGTAAGGGTTATGTTATTATTGATTTGAATGAGGTTTCACCTGATTACATTAATAACCTACCTGTGGATGCTGTAATAAATACTGCATGTCCAAGAATTGGTATTGATGATTTAGATAGGTTCATAAAACCTGTCGTTAATGCTGGCGATATCCTTAAATTGAATGTTCTCGACTTAAATAATTTATTAGTGTGGTGA